CCGCAAAAGTAAGTGCTCACTAGTAACAACAATTAAAAAATACAAAGAAAAACCAAAAACGAAACATAAAAACTAAAACTAAGCGTGAGAGGTAAACAATGGTAAAACAAAGAAACCAAACACAAAAAGAAGATACAACATTAGAATGGACAAAGATCGTCCTGCTCGTTATTCAGGCAATCCTGCTCTTCGCCCTTGTTTTGCAGGTGCGAAGCCTTGGCGGAATTGCAACAGCACCAACCAACGCTGAATCAGAAGGAAACACGCAAGTCCAAGCGCCACCAACCCAAACACCGCCGACGCAGCCTCAGCCGGGAGGAGAAGTCGACCTCAAAGCACTCATGGACGACGACCCCGTCAAGGGAAATCCTGACGCTCCAGTAACAATCGTTGAGTTCAGCGATTACCAATGCCCCTTCTGCGGAAGGCATTTCCAGCAAACCTACCCTCAACTCGTAAAGGACTACATCGACACTGGAAAAGTTAAGCTCGTCTACCGCGACTTCCCACTCTCCTTCCATCCTGAAGCGCAAAAAGCTGCTGAGGCGGCAGAGTGCGCAGGAGAGCAGGGCAAATACTGGGAGATGCATGATAAACTCTTCCAAAACCAGCAAAGCTTGGGCGTGGCCAATTACAAGAAGTGGGCGCGCGAACTCGGCCTTGACGGCTCAAAATTCGACACCTGCCTTGATTCAGGAAAAATGGCCAACGAGGTCAAAAAAGACATGGCAGACGGGCAGGCAGCAGGTGTTCGCGGCACACCCAGCTTCTTCATTAACGGGCGGCCTGTACGAGGAGCCCAGCCGTTCAGCGTCTTCCAAGGCATTATTGAAGACGAGCTGGCTAAACAATAAGCGTTTAGGAAAACACGCCGCAATTATTTTTTCAATTCTTTTTCTTCTTGTTTCCTTTTTTCTCTGCACAATGAAGCACTGACCAGCCCGCCCCATCGCCGGTTAAGTGACTCCCCTCCAGACCTTCTTTTCACTCTTGAAGTCAACCACTAGGAGCTTGCAACAAACCCTCTGCGCTCGTGTTTTGTCGGATCAACAACATAGACAAAGATGGATTTTTCTCCTGCATCAATCCTCTGACAACTCACCGAGCCAAACACTGCCAAGCGCTTGCGAAGCTGGCGGGGAATAAGAAAGTACTTCGTCGCCTCATTACGACCCCTGAGCGAAACCCTGCTTGGCGTTGCAGCAACCCGCTCCGAAAAAAGGTAGACGTCGTTGAGTTCCCCTTTGAGCTGGCGAAACTCGTCTTGATTGAGCAACACCTCAACAATCACAGTATTGTCCTTCGGGCTTTTTCTCCGAGAACCAATTATTGAACCCATACTCACTCACCCCCTTCTTTTCCTTTCGGATAACTAGCCACACCTTTTTATCCGAAAAAGAGAAAAAATAACCATCTTTAAAATTTATCTACATAAAATAAATAAAATAACCACATATGTATTTTTATTTTTAAGTATGTAACGAAATGTATAAATAAACACCATGCAACGCACAGTCCATAACAACGTACACCATAAACACGAAACAAGCACAACCACCACAACCACCATGAAACGCAAAGTAGTCCAACACGGCCCCGGCACGC
The nucleotide sequence above comes from Candidatus Woesearchaeota archaeon. Encoded proteins:
- a CDS encoding DsbA family protein; this translates as MVKQRNQTQKEDTTLEWTKIVLLVIQAILLFALVLQVRSLGGIATAPTNAESEGNTQVQAPPTQTPPTQPQPGGEVDLKALMDDDPVKGNPDAPVTIVEFSDYQCPFCGRHFQQTYPQLVKDYIDTGKVKLVYRDFPLSFHPEAQKAAEAAECAGEQGKYWEMHDKLFQNQQSLGVANYKKWARELGLDGSKFDTCLDSGKMANEVKKDMADGQAAGVRGTPSFFINGRPVRGAQPFSVFQGIIEDELAKQ